The following are from one region of the Bradyrhizobium sediminis genome:
- a CDS encoding HAD family hydrolase produces the protein MKKTRHDKDPLDLVIFDCDGVLVDSEVISCRAHAENLTRHGYPITAEQVLDRFLGRSMRQATLEVEAEMGRSLPDDFHAQVYAEIFRLFAASLEATPHIDEALAAIALPVCVASSGPPEKISASLNRVGLYNRFAPHIFSAVQVPNGKPAPDLFLFAAEQMQTTPARCLVIEDSLPGIAGAVAAGMTVLGFHGGSHCRPGYGDTLRAAGAVTTFDDMRQLPGLIGQIGAQVAVI, from the coding sequence GTGAAGAAAACGCGTCACGACAAAGACCCGCTCGATCTCGTCATCTTCGACTGCGACGGCGTGCTGGTCGACAGCGAAGTCATTTCATGCCGCGCGCACGCGGAAAACTTGACGCGCCACGGTTATCCGATCACGGCAGAACAGGTGCTCGATCGTTTCCTCGGCCGCTCGATGCGTCAGGCAACTCTCGAAGTCGAAGCTGAGATGGGCCGCAGCCTGCCAGACGACTTCCACGCCCAAGTATATGCCGAGATTTTCCGACTGTTTGCGGCTTCGCTAGAAGCCACACCCCATATCGACGAGGCGCTGGCCGCGATTGCGCTACCCGTCTGTGTCGCATCGAGCGGCCCGCCGGAGAAAATCAGCGCCAGTCTTAACCGCGTCGGATTGTACAACCGGTTCGCACCGCACATTTTCTCCGCCGTGCAGGTACCCAATGGCAAGCCGGCGCCGGACCTGTTTCTGTTCGCGGCCGAACAGATGCAAACCACGCCGGCGCGATGCCTGGTGATCGAGGACAGCCTTCCCGGCATCGCTGGCGCGGTCGCCGCCGGGATGACCGTGCTGGGTTTCCACGGCGGCAGCCATTGCCGGCCCGGTTACGGTGACACGCTGCGCGCGGCCGGGGCCGTCACGACCTTTGACGATATGCGGCAATTGCCGGGGCTAATCGGGCAAATCGGAGCCCAGGTCGCCGTCATCTAA
- a CDS encoding adenosine kinase produces the protein MTTAKYDVLGIGNAIFDILVQTDEGFLGHHGMTKGGMALIDEARAASIYRDMGPATEMSGGSAANTIVGLANLGARAAYVGKVKDDQIGRLYTHDIRAAGVAFETRPAADGPATGCSYILVTPDGERTMNTYLGAAQELTSGDIDAAQIAASGVIYLEGYLWDPKNAKEAFVKASTIAHDAGRQVALTLSDSFCVDRYRDEFLDLMRKGTVDLIFANEAELHSLYQTSDFDTALTQLRSDTKLGIVTRSEKGCVVVSKNGVTAVPAFPIDRMVDTTGAGDLFAAGFLFGLARGAGYENAGRLGALAAAEIIQHIGARPQASLKELAQQNGLPV, from the coding sequence ATGACCACAGCGAAATACGACGTTCTCGGGATCGGCAATGCGATTTTCGACATCCTGGTGCAGACCGACGAGGGATTTCTTGGCCATCACGGCATGACCAAGGGCGGCATGGCGCTGATCGACGAGGCCCGTGCCGCATCGATCTACCGCGACATGGGCCCGGCCACCGAAATGTCCGGCGGCTCAGCGGCGAACACCATTGTCGGCCTCGCCAATCTCGGCGCCCGGGCGGCCTATGTCGGCAAGGTCAAGGACGACCAGATCGGCCGTCTTTATACCCACGACATCCGCGCCGCCGGGGTGGCGTTCGAGACCCGGCCGGCGGCCGACGGCCCCGCCACGGGCTGCTCCTATATCCTGGTGACGCCGGACGGCGAGCGCACCATGAACACCTATCTCGGCGCCGCGCAGGAACTGACATCGGGCGATATCGACGCCGCGCAGATCGCGGCATCCGGTGTCATCTACCTCGAAGGCTATCTCTGGGATCCGAAGAACGCCAAGGAAGCCTTCGTCAAGGCCTCGACCATCGCCCATGACGCCGGCCGCCAGGTCGCGCTGACGCTGTCGGATTCGTTCTGCGTCGATCGCTATCGCGACGAATTTCTCGATCTGATGCGTAAAGGCACGGTCGACCTGATTTTCGCCAACGAGGCCGAACTGCATTCGCTGTACCAGACCTCGGATTTCGACACCGCGCTGACGCAGCTGCGCAGCGACACGAAACTCGGAATCGTCACCCGCAGCGAGAAAGGCTGCGTGGTGGTCTCAAAGAACGGCGTGACGGCAGTGCCCGCATTCCCGATCGACCGGATGGTGGACACCACAGGCGCCGGCGACCTGTTCGCCGCCGGTTTCCTGTTCGGCCTTGCGCGCGGCGCCGGATACGAGAACGCCGGCCGCCTCGGCGCGCTCGCCGCAGCCGAAATCATCCAGCACATCGGCGCGCGGCCGCAGGCCTCGCTGAAGGAACTGGCGCAGCAGAATGGGCTGCCGGTTTAG
- the tsaB gene encoding tRNA (adenosine(37)-N6)-threonylcarbamoyltransferase complex dimerization subunit type 1 TsaB, whose amino-acid sequence MLILAIDTALDACAAGVLDTDAGRLIAQESQAMKRGHAEALMPLIGRVMTASGIGFAALDRIAATTGPGSFTGLRVGLSAARGIALAANKPVVGLTTLTAYAAPVVAQNGEHPVISAIDARHDHVYFQVVSGDGSSLIRPQVAPIEQALNAARFGAPHLVGNAAKILADRWPADAPPPFRVDAQPAPDIAWVAWLAAAVSPDTAPARPYYLRAPDAKPSTNLLQRASQPPAS is encoded by the coding sequence ATGCTGATCCTTGCCATCGACACCGCGCTGGACGCCTGCGCCGCCGGCGTGCTGGACACCGACGCCGGCAGGCTGATTGCGCAGGAATCGCAGGCGATGAAGCGCGGCCATGCCGAAGCCCTGATGCCGCTGATCGGGCGCGTCATGACGGCATCCGGCATCGGCTTTGCGGCGCTCGACCGGATCGCGGCAACCACCGGTCCGGGCAGCTTTACCGGCTTGCGGGTCGGGCTGTCCGCCGCGCGCGGCATTGCGCTCGCCGCCAACAAGCCGGTGGTCGGGCTGACCACGCTGACGGCCTATGCCGCGCCCGTGGTTGCCCAGAACGGCGAGCATCCGGTGATCTCGGCGATCGATGCGCGGCACGACCACGTGTATTTTCAGGTCGTGAGCGGCGACGGCAGCTCGTTGATCCGGCCGCAGGTCGCCCCGATCGAGCAGGCGCTCAACGCGGCGCGATTCGGCGCGCCGCATCTGGTCGGCAATGCCGCCAAAATCCTCGCCGATCGCTGGCCGGCAGATGCACCGCCGCCTTTCAGGGTCGATGCGCAACCGGCGCCTGATATCGCCTGGGTGGCGTGGCTGGCGGCCGCCGTCAGTCCGGATACCGCACCGGCGCGGCCTTATTATCTGCGCGCGCCGGACGCCAAGCCTTCGACGAACCTGCTGCAGCGAGCCTCGCAGCCGCCGGCGTCATGA
- a CDS encoding Fur family transcriptional regulator encodes MTALKPTSVLKATGIEARCAATGMRMTEQRRVIARVLAEAADHPDVEELYRRCVAVDDKISISTVYRTVKLFEDAGIIERHDFREGRARYEQMRDSHHDHLINLRDGKVIEFTSEEIEKLQAEIARKLGYKLVDHRLELYCVPLDDEKS; translated from the coding sequence ATGACCGCACTGAAACCCACCTCTGTACTCAAGGCCACCGGTATCGAAGCCCGCTGCGCCGCCACCGGAATGCGCATGACCGAACAGCGCCGCGTCATCGCGCGCGTGCTGGCGGAGGCTGCCGATCATCCCGATGTCGAGGAACTGTACCGCCGCTGCGTCGCAGTCGACGACAAGATCTCGATCTCGACGGTGTATCGCACCGTCAAGCTGTTCGAGGACGCGGGCATCATCGAGCGGCACGATTTCCGCGAGGGCCGCGCCCGCTACGAGCAGATGCGCGACAGCCATCACGACCACCTGATCAATCTGCGCGACGGCAAGGTGATCGAATTCACCTCCGAGGAGATCGAGAAGCTGCAGGCCGAAATCGCCCGCAAGCTCGGCTACAAGCTGGTCGATCACCGCCTTGAATTATATTGCGTCCCGCTGGACGACGAAAAATCCTGA
- the murJ gene encoding murein biosynthesis integral membrane protein MurJ encodes MIRSFLTVSSGTLASRLLGFARDSMIAALLGAGPVADAFLVAFQGVNVVRRLLTEGALNAALVPAWLRVREAEGAKAAAAFAGRVLGTVSAALVAATALLGLLMPLVMTALAPGFTGTATLQLAVDDARLMLPYLAFAGPVTVMMALLNAQGRFALTAFSPVLFNIALIAIMAALLGRRQDAVDAALIVASTVGIAGLLQLLILLLRRGGGVATPLRIAFDPQMRGFLGKAIPGMIASASPQLLVVAGAVVASSSPSSVSWLYFANRLIELPLGLVGVAMGTVLIPELTRGMQGEKSSAIAHAESRGLELSVGLALPAMLGLIALGEPIVRMLFQHGAFTPADTASTAQALMWLALGLPAHVLVKALSPAFFAREDTLSPLFAALKGMAVAIVLAVVLGRIFGAGGIAASIALGAWSSAFSLIRRGAATFGFSIDAAARRRLPRIVAAAFAMGGLLWLTATQALPLAANAHGLAQAALLGGLIAGGIAIYGLLLALFGVTSWAVR; translated from the coding sequence ATGATCCGCTCCTTCCTCACGGTATCCTCGGGAACGCTGGCCTCGCGGCTGCTCGGATTCGCGCGCGATTCGATGATTGCGGCGCTGCTCGGCGCCGGCCCCGTTGCGGACGCCTTCCTGGTGGCGTTCCAGGGGGTCAATGTCGTGAGACGGCTGCTGACCGAGGGGGCATTGAACGCAGCATTGGTGCCGGCCTGGCTGCGCGTCCGCGAGGCCGAGGGCGCGAAAGCGGCCGCCGCCTTCGCAGGCCGCGTGCTCGGCACCGTCAGTGCTGCATTGGTGGCGGCGACGGCGCTGCTCGGCCTGTTGATGCCGCTGGTGATGACCGCGCTGGCGCCGGGCTTTACCGGGACCGCGACGCTGCAACTCGCCGTCGACGACGCCCGCCTGATGCTGCCTTATCTCGCCTTCGCGGGACCGGTCACGGTCATGATGGCGCTGTTGAATGCGCAAGGCCGCTTCGCGCTGACGGCGTTTTCGCCTGTCTTGTTCAACATCGCGCTGATCGCGATCATGGCGGCGCTGCTCGGCCGGCGGCAGGATGCCGTCGATGCCGCGCTGATCGTGGCCTCCACGGTCGGCATCGCCGGGCTGCTGCAATTGCTGATCCTGCTGCTGCGCCGGGGCGGCGGCGTCGCAACGCCGCTGCGGATCGCGTTCGACCCGCAGATGCGCGGGTTTCTCGGCAAGGCGATCCCGGGCATGATCGCCAGCGCTTCGCCGCAATTGCTGGTCGTCGCCGGCGCGGTGGTCGCGTCGTCGTCGCCGTCTTCGGTGTCGTGGCTCTATTTCGCCAACCGTTTGATCGAGCTGCCGCTCGGGCTTGTCGGCGTCGCCATGGGCACCGTGCTGATCCCCGAGCTGACGCGCGGCATGCAAGGGGAGAAAAGCAGCGCCATCGCGCACGCCGAATCGCGCGGGCTCGAACTATCGGTCGGGCTGGCCCTGCCGGCGATGCTGGGATTGATCGCGCTCGGCGAACCGATCGTGCGGATGCTGTTCCAGCACGGCGCCTTCACGCCAGCCGATACCGCTTCTACCGCGCAGGCGCTGATGTGGCTGGCGCTCGGCCTGCCGGCGCACGTGCTGGTGAAGGCGCTGTCGCCGGCGTTCTTCGCACGCGAGGATACGCTTTCGCCGCTTTTCGCAGCGCTCAAGGGGATGGCGGTCGCGATCGTGCTGGCCGTGGTGCTCGGCCGGATATTCGGCGCCGGCGGCATCGCGGCCAGCATCGCGCTGGGGGCCTGGAGCAGCGCGTTCAGCCTGATCCGGCGCGGGGCCGCGACATTCGGATTCTCGATCGATGCCGCAGCGCGCCGGCGGCTGCCGCGCATCGTGGCGGCGGCTTTTGCGATGGGCGGGCTGTTGTGGCTGACGGCGACGCAGGCGTTGCCGCTGGCCGCGAACGCGCATGGACTTGCGCAGGCCGCGCTGCTGGGCGGGCTGATAGCCGGCGGAATCGCGATTTACGGCCTGCTTCTGGCCCTGTTCGGCGTCACCAGTTGGGCCGTGCGGTGA
- a CDS encoding NAD-dependent succinate-semialdehyde dehydrogenase produces MTTAAARTPQASAPSLRDRLKDPSLLREHCYIDGAWVGAPVYPVNNPATGAALAKVPQMTAADATHAVEAAQRAFPAWAKFTAKQRSNILRKWFELIIANREDLALILTSEQGKPLAEALGEVDIGGAYVEFFAEEARRVYGETIPAQRPDARLLAIKQPIGVCGAITPWNFPSSMITRKVSPALAAGCTVVLKPANETPLSALALAVLAEKAGVPKGVFNIITGDAPPIGKVLCEHPAVRFVGFTGSTEVGKILYRQASVGVKKLGLELGGNAPFVVFDDADIDAAVEGAMVSKYRNMGQTCVCANRLYAQDGIYDQFVEKLSKKAAAMKVGDGTEQGVTQGPLINMDAIDKVERHIANAVKGGAKIVTGGKRHALGGTFFEPTVLANVAPDALVSQEETFGPMAPVFRFKDEADVIAMCNNSPFGLASYFYSRDLGRVWRVAEALESGMVGVNTGLITTEVAPFGGVKESGLGREGSHHGIEEYVEIKYVMMAGI; encoded by the coding sequence ATGACGACCGCTGCCGCACGTACACCGCAAGCCTCCGCGCCATCGCTGCGCGACCGCCTGAAGGATCCGTCGCTGCTGCGCGAGCACTGCTATATCGACGGCGCCTGGGTCGGCGCGCCGGTCTATCCCGTGAACAACCCGGCCACCGGCGCAGCGCTTGCGAAAGTGCCGCAGATGACCGCCGCGGATGCCACGCACGCGGTCGAAGCCGCCCAGCGCGCATTTCCGGCCTGGGCGAAATTCACCGCCAAACAGCGCTCCAATATCCTGCGCAAATGGTTCGAGCTGATCATCGCCAACCGCGAAGACCTGGCGCTGATCCTGACCTCCGAGCAGGGCAAGCCGCTCGCCGAAGCGCTCGGCGAGGTCGATATCGGCGGCGCTTATGTTGAATTTTTCGCCGAGGAGGCCCGTCGCGTCTATGGCGAAACCATTCCGGCGCAGCGGCCGGATGCGCGGCTCTTGGCGATCAAGCAGCCGATCGGCGTCTGCGGCGCGATCACGCCGTGGAATTTCCCGTCTTCGATGATCACCCGCAAGGTATCGCCGGCGCTGGCCGCCGGCTGCACCGTGGTGCTCAAACCCGCCAACGAAACGCCGCTCAGCGCATTGGCGCTCGCAGTGCTGGCCGAGAAGGCCGGCGTGCCCAAGGGCGTGTTCAACATCATCACCGGCGATGCGCCGCCGATCGGCAAGGTCTTGTGCGAACATCCCGCGGTGCGCTTCGTCGGCTTCACCGGTTCGACCGAGGTCGGGAAAATCCTGTACCGGCAGGCTTCTGTCGGGGTGAAGAAACTCGGGCTCGAACTCGGCGGCAACGCGCCGTTCGTGGTGTTCGACGACGCCGATATCGATGCCGCTGTCGAAGGCGCCATGGTCTCGAAATACCGCAACATGGGCCAGACCTGCGTCTGCGCCAATCGCCTCTATGCCCAGGACGGCATCTACGACCAGTTCGTCGAGAAGCTGTCGAAGAAGGCCGCCGCGATGAAGGTCGGCGACGGCACCGAGCAAGGCGTGACGCAGGGCCCGCTGATCAACATGGATGCGATCGACAAGGTCGAGAGGCACATCGCGAATGCGGTCAAGGGCGGCGCCAAGATCGTCACCGGCGGCAAGCGCCATGCGCTCGGCGGCACTTTCTTCGAGCCGACGGTGCTGGCGAACGTCGCACCCGATGCGCTGGTGTCGCAGGAAGAAACCTTCGGCCCCATGGCGCCGGTGTTCCGGTTCAAGGACGAGGCCGATGTGATCGCGATGTGCAACAACTCGCCGTTCGGTCTGGCGTCGTATTTCTATTCGCGCGATCTCGGCCGGGTCTGGCGGGTCGCCGAAGCGCTGGAGTCCGGCATGGTCGGCGTCAACACTGGCCTGATCACCACCGAGGTCGCCCCGTTCGGCGGCGTCAAGGAATCGGGCTTGGGGCGCGAAGGCTCGCATCACGGCATCGAAGAATATGTCGAGATCAAATACGTGATGATGGCGGGGATTTAA
- a CDS encoding universal stress protein, which yields MTTQRRSYETGHKPKCLVIVDDTAEWDRAVYYASRWAIRVGGGVVMLRVIETEDQNQQWLGVADIMRAEAQDDANAALDRAAGRANGIAAITPERVIREGDPTDQILDVIDKDVDISMLVLAANPGPEGPGPIITTMAKTVGSFPIPVVIVPGDLSDADIDGLS from the coding sequence ATGACCACCCAGCGACGAAGCTACGAGACGGGTCACAAGCCGAAATGTCTGGTTATCGTTGACGACACCGCGGAATGGGACCGCGCGGTCTACTATGCCAGCCGCTGGGCGATACGCGTCGGCGGCGGCGTGGTGATGCTGCGCGTGATCGAGACCGAGGACCAGAACCAGCAATGGCTGGGGGTCGCCGATATCATGCGCGCCGAGGCCCAGGACGACGCCAATGCCGCGCTCGATCGCGCCGCCGGACGCGCCAATGGCATCGCCGCGATCACGCCCGAGCGCGTGATCCGCGAGGGCGACCCGACCGACCAGATCCTCGACGTGATCGACAAGGACGTCGATATCTCGATGCTGGTGCTGGCCGCCAATCCCGGCCCGGAAGGCCCCGGCCCGATCATCACCACGATGGCCAAGACGGTCGGCTCGTTCCCGATTCCCGTCGTGATCGTGCCCGGCGACCTCAGCGACGCGGACATCGACGGGCTGTCGTAG
- a CDS encoding AMP-binding protein: MSESADSYVCGVADAPLLGETIGHSLDKAVRRWADREALVSPSHDVRWTWRELAQRVDALAAGFLALGLERGARIGVWSLNRPEWTLTQFAAAKAGLILVTINPAYRLSELEFALAKVGCAAIVTATAFKTSDYMEMLNTLMPELATARPGELHAARLPQLRMVIQVGGPVCPGTIPFEQVAGMGGARHRDALAALAKTLQFDDAVNIQFTSGTTGSPKGVTLTHHNILNNGYFVGRAMRLTEQDRICIPVPLYHCFGMVMGNLASVTSGAAMVYPGEGFDPLVTLQTIEREKCTTLYGVPTMFIAELDHPDFAKFNLSSLRTGIMAGAPCPIEVMRRVNEEMNMREVTIAYGMTETSPVSFQSATDDPLERRVSTVGRIHPHVEVKVVDQEGRIVPRGERGELCTRGYSVMLGYWDEPEKTADVLDASGWMHTGDLAVIDQEGYCNIVGRIKDMVIRGGENLYPREIEEFLYRHPKIQDVQIFGVADDRYGEELCAWIRVRSGEALTADEVRAFCQGQIAHNKIPRYVEFVDEFPMTVTGKIQKFLMRDAVEAKLGLKAAKTA, from the coding sequence ATGTCAGAATCAGCGGACAGCTATGTTTGCGGCGTCGCGGATGCGCCGCTGCTGGGCGAAACCATCGGGCACAGCCTCGACAAGGCCGTGCGGCGCTGGGCCGACCGCGAGGCGCTGGTTTCGCCGAGCCATGACGTCAGGTGGACGTGGCGGGAACTGGCGCAGCGCGTCGATGCGCTGGCGGCGGGCTTTCTCGCGCTTGGGCTGGAGCGCGGCGCGCGGATCGGCGTCTGGTCGCTGAACCGGCCGGAATGGACGCTGACGCAGTTTGCCGCCGCCAAGGCCGGGCTCATCCTGGTCACCATCAATCCCGCCTACCGTCTCAGCGAACTCGAATTCGCGCTGGCCAAGGTCGGCTGCGCCGCGATCGTGACGGCGACCGCGTTCAAGACCTCTGACTACATGGAGATGCTGAACACGCTGATGCCCGAACTGGCAACGGCCCGGCCGGGCGAATTGCATGCGGCGCGGCTGCCGCAACTGCGCATGGTGATCCAGGTCGGCGGCCCGGTATGTCCCGGCACGATTCCGTTCGAGCAAGTCGCCGGCATGGGCGGCGCGCGTCACCGCGACGCGCTCGCGGCCCTGGCCAAGACCCTGCAGTTCGACGATGCCGTCAACATCCAGTTCACCAGCGGCACCACCGGATCGCCGAAGGGCGTCACGCTGACGCATCACAACATCCTCAACAACGGCTATTTCGTCGGCCGCGCGATGCGCCTCACGGAGCAAGACCGCATCTGCATTCCGGTGCCGCTCTATCACTGCTTCGGCATGGTGATGGGCAACCTCGCCTCCGTCACCTCGGGCGCCGCCATGGTCTATCCCGGCGAGGGATTCGATCCGCTGGTGACGCTGCAGACCATCGAGCGGGAAAAATGCACGACGCTCTACGGCGTCCCCACCATGTTCATCGCCGAACTCGACCATCCCGACTTCGCCAAATTCAACCTGTCGTCGCTGCGCACCGGCATCATGGCCGGCGCGCCCTGCCCGATCGAGGTGATGCGGCGCGTCAACGAAGAGATGAACATGCGCGAAGTCACCATCGCCTACGGCATGACCGAAACCAGCCCGGTCAGTTTCCAGAGCGCCACCGATGACCCGCTGGAGCGACGCGTTTCCACCGTCGGGCGGATTCATCCGCATGTCGAGGTCAAGGTCGTCGATCAGGAAGGGCGCATCGTGCCGCGCGGCGAACGCGGCGAACTCTGCACCCGCGGCTACAGCGTGATGCTGGGCTATTGGGACGAGCCCGAAAAGACCGCCGACGTGCTCGACGCCTCGGGCTGGATGCACACCGGCGATCTCGCCGTGATCGATCAGGAGGGTTACTGCAACATCGTCGGCCGCATCAAGGACATGGTGATCCGCGGCGGCGAGAACCTCTATCCGCGCGAGATCGAGGAGTTCCTCTATCGCCACCCCAAGATCCAGGACGTGCAGATCTTCGGCGTCGCCGACGATCGCTACGGCGAGGAGCTGTGCGCCTGGATCCGGGTGCGGTCCGGCGAGGCGCTGACCGCCGACGAGGTGCGCGCCTTCTGCCAGGGCCAGATCGCCCACAACAAGATTCCGCGCTACGTCGAATTCGTCGACGAATTTCCGATGACCGTCACCGGCAAGATCCAGAAATTCCTGATGCGCGACGCGGTCGAGGCCAAGCTCGGGCTGAAGGCGGCGAAGACGGCGTGA
- a CDS encoding NifU family protein, protein MFIQTEATPNPATLKFIPGRAVLDGGTMEFTNRDAAARSPLAERLFGVPGVTSVFYGSDFVTVTKADGDWQHLKPAILGAIMEHYMSGAPLLADGSAGSDEAADEEDEFFNEADAETVATIKDLIETRVRPAVANDGGDITFRGFRDGIVYLNMKGACAGCPSSTATLQHGIQNLLKHFVPDVVEVRPM, encoded by the coding sequence ATGTTCATTCAGACCGAAGCCACGCCCAATCCCGCCACCCTGAAATTCATTCCCGGCCGCGCCGTGCTCGATGGCGGCACCATGGAATTCACCAACCGCGACGCCGCCGCGCGCTCGCCGCTCGCCGAAAGGCTGTTCGGCGTCCCCGGCGTTACCAGCGTGTTCTACGGCTCCGACTTCGTCACCGTGACCAAGGCGGACGGCGACTGGCAGCACCTCAAGCCAGCGATCCTGGGCGCCATCATGGAGCACTACATGTCCGGCGCGCCGCTGCTGGCCGACGGCAGTGCAGGGAGCGACGAGGCCGCCGACGAGGAGGATGAGTTCTTCAACGAGGCCGACGCCGAGACGGTTGCGACCATCAAGGACCTGATCGAGACCCGGGTGCGCCCCGCGGTCGCCAATGACGGCGGCGACATCACCTTCCGCGGCTTCAGGGACGGCATCGTCTATCTCAACATGAAGGGCGCTTGCGCGGGCTGCCCGTCATCCACCGCGACGCTGCAGCACGGCATCCAGAACCTCCTGAAGCATTTCGTGCCCGACGTGGTCGAAGTCCGGCCGATGTGA
- the rimI gene encoding ribosomal protein S18-alanine N-acetyltransferase produces the protein MSSWLSDWWSGGTAVVEPATQRDAARLAQLHGASFHRGWGEGEFEAMLTERNTLVHRLRLGRKIIGFAVSRLAADEAEILSIAVAADHRGRGLSRNLLLTHLGHLAGRGVRTVFLEVEENNQPARRLYERAGFAVVGRRERYYREANGQQLNALLMRRDLS, from the coding sequence ATAAGCTCCTGGCTGTCCGATTGGTGGAGCGGCGGCACCGCGGTGGTCGAACCTGCGACCCAGCGCGACGCGGCCCGTCTGGCGCAATTGCACGGCGCTTCGTTTCACCGCGGCTGGGGCGAAGGTGAGTTCGAGGCGATGCTGACCGAGCGCAACACGCTGGTGCATCGCCTGAGACTCGGTCGCAAGATCATCGGCTTCGCGGTATCACGCCTGGCGGCGGACGAGGCCGAAATCCTGTCGATCGCCGTTGCCGCCGATCATCGCGGCCGCGGCCTGTCCCGGAACCTGCTGCTGACCCATCTCGGCCATCTCGCCGGCCGCGGCGTGCGCACGGTATTCCTCGAAGTTGAGGAAAATAATCAGCCGGCGCGGCGGCTCTACGAACGGGCCGGATTTGCCGTCGTGGGACGCCGGGAACGCTATTACCGGGAGGCCAACGGGCAACAATTGAACGCCCTTCTGATGCGCCGCGACTTGTCGTAA
- the trpS gene encoding tryptophan--tRNA ligase: MAMVERVFSGVQPTGNLHLGNYLGAIVNFVKLQETHNCLYCVVDLHAITQPVEVWGGPAELARNTREVTAAFIASGIDPNKHIVFNQSQVYEHAELAWIFNCVARVGWLNRMTQFKDKAGKDREAASVGLYDYPVLMAADILVYRATHVPVGEDQKQHLELSRDIAQKFNNDFGESIRRHGFNDGLFFPQPEPLITGPATRVMSLRDGTKKMSKSDASDNSRINLTDDADTIAQKIRKAKTDPEPLPSEEKGLEARPEADNLVGIYAALSGRSKADVLRDFGGGQFSSFKNSLVELCVSRLSPIASEMKRLVADPGHVDSILVDGADRARAIAAETMQATKDIVGFVSRRSVSTPLP, encoded by the coding sequence ATGGCGATGGTTGAACGGGTATTTTCGGGCGTCCAGCCGACGGGCAATCTGCATCTCGGCAATTACCTCGGCGCGATCGTCAATTTCGTGAAGCTGCAGGAAACCCACAACTGCCTGTATTGCGTGGTCGATCTGCACGCCATCACGCAGCCGGTGGAGGTGTGGGGCGGCCCGGCCGAGCTCGCGCGCAACACCCGCGAGGTGACCGCGGCCTTCATCGCCTCCGGGATCGACCCGAACAAGCACATCGTCTTCAACCAGAGCCAGGTCTACGAACACGCGGAACTGGCCTGGATCTTCAATTGCGTGGCGCGAGTCGGCTGGCTCAACCGCATGACGCAGTTCAAGGACAAGGCCGGCAAGGATCGCGAGGCCGCGTCCGTCGGACTTTACGATTATCCGGTGCTGATGGCGGCCGACATCCTGGTGTATCGCGCCACCCACGTGCCGGTCGGCGAGGACCAGAAGCAGCACCTCGAACTGTCCCGCGACATCGCGCAGAAATTCAACAATGATTTCGGCGAATCGATACGCCGCCATGGGTTCAACGACGGCCTGTTCTTTCCGCAGCCGGAACCGCTGATCACCGGGCCGGCGACACGGGTGATGAGCTTGCGCGACGGCACCAAGAAGATGTCGAAATCGGATGCGTCCGACAATTCGCGGATCAATCTCACCGACGACGCCGACACCATCGCGCAGAAGATCCGCAAGGCGAAGACCGATCCGGAGCCGTTGCCGTCGGAGGAAAAAGGCCTTGAGGCGCGTCCCGAAGCCGACAATTTGGTCGGCATCTATGCCGCCCTTTCGGGCCGCAGCAAAGCCGACGTGCTCCGCGACTTCGGCGGCGGGCAGTTCTCGAGCTTCAAGAATTCGCTGGTGGAACTCTGCGTATCCAGGCTGTCGCCGATCGCCTCCGAGATGAAGCGGCTGGTGGCGGACCCCGGCCATGTCGATTCGATCCTGGTCGACGGTGCCGACCGCGCCCGCGCCATCGCCGCCGAGACCATGCAGGCGACGAAAGATATCGTGGGTTTCGTCAGCCGGCGCTCGGTTTCCACGCCCTTGCCCTAA